Genomic window (Gloeocapsa sp. DLM2.Bin57):
CTTACAACAGTTAAAAAGCTTTGACACAGAAGCACAAGACCTCAGCGCTTTAATGAATCGCATCGCTTTAGCTGGTAAATTAATTTCCCGTCGTCTTTCGCGCGCGGGTTTACTAGAAGGAGTATTGGGGTTTACAGGAGAAGTAAACGTACAGGGAGAATCGGTTAAAAAACTCGATATCTACGCTAATCAGGTATTTATATCTGTATTTGAGCAAAGCGGTTTAGTCTGTCGCTTAGCCTCTGAAGAGATGGAAAAACCCTATTATATACCTGAAAATTGCCCCATAGGACGTTATACTCTGGTTTATGACCCTATTGATGGCTCTTCTAACGTCGATATTAATATTAATGTAGGTTCTATCTTCGCTATTCGTCGTCAACAAGGAGATGATCTTAACGAAGAAGCAACAGATTTATTACTCGATGGTTATCAACAACTAGCCGCGGGTTATATCATCTATGGTCCTTCCACGATGTTAGTCTATACCCTAGGTACAGGAGTTCACTCTTTTATCTTAGATCCAAGTTTGGGTGAATTTATTCTCGCTCAAGAAAATATTCAAATACCCGAATCAGGTCCAGTTTATAGCGTCAATGAAGGGAATTTCTGGCAATGGGAAGAGTCTATACGAGAATATGTCCGTTATGTTCACTCCACAGAAGGCTATACTTCTAGATATAGTGGTGCTTTAGTAGGGGATATCCACCGCATTTTGATGCAGGGTGGAGTATTTCTCTATCCAGGTACAAAAGAACAACCCAATGGTAAGTTAAGATTACTCTATGAGTCTGCACCTCTAGGCTTTCTGATTGAACAAGCAGGAGGTAAAGTGAGTAACGGAAGAGAAAATCTCTTACAAGTAATTCCCGATTATCTCCACGCGCGCACACCTCTGATTATTGGTAGTAAACTGAATGTAGAGTTAGTAGAGTCTTTTATTAAGAAAGGCTAAATAGTTATGTTAGCAAGGGTTTGGACTGCTTCTCTAGTAGGTATAAATGGCGTTAAAGTAGGGGTAGAAGTAGATGTCTCAGGTGGTCTCCCTAAAATGGTGATCGTGGGATTACCTGATGTTGCTGTACAAGAATCCCGCGAAAGGGTAAAATCAGCCCTTAAAAACGCGGGTTTTGCTTTTCCTGTGCGCAATATCTTGGTTAATCTGACTCCCGCTGATTTGCGTAAGGAAGGTCCTAGTTTTGATTTACCTATCAGTGTGGGTATTTTAGCAGCTTCAGAACAGGTAGATCCGACTTGTTTAGGTGATTATCTGTTTCTCGGTGAATTGTCTTTAGACGGTAGTTTGAGAGCGATCGCCGGAGTCTTACCTATCGCTGCTGCTGCATCTAGTTTGGGTATTACTACTTTGATTGTACCAGAAGATAATGCCCAAGAAGCGGCGATCGTGGAAAATATTAACGTTTATGGTTTTAAACATCTTTTAGAAGTAGCTGATTTTCTCAATAATCCTGATCAATATACTCCTGTTCAATCTAATTTAGCCCAAACTGTTGCAGAAATTACCCCTTTTACCCCTAATTTACGGGATGTTAAAGGACAAAGTCACGCGCGACGCGCTTTAGAAATAGCTGCAGCTGGTGGACATAATTTAATCTTTGTCGGTCCCCCTGGTGCGGGAAAAACGATGTTAGCGCGACGTTTACCAGGGATTTTACCTCCTTTGACTTTTGAGGAAGCTTTAGAAGTGTCACAAATTCACTCTGTGGCGGGTTTTCTCAAGGATAGGGGAAGTTTAATTC
Coding sequences:
- a CDS encoding class 1 fructose-bisphosphatase, producing MVNTQNTGTPERSLGRDCITLNRHVLQQLKSFDTEAQDLSALMNRIALAGKLISRRLSRAGLLEGVLGFTGEVNVQGESVKKLDIYANQVFISVFEQSGLVCRLASEEMEKPYYIPENCPIGRYTLVYDPIDGSSNVDININVGSIFAIRRQQGDDLNEEATDLLLDGYQQLAAGYIIYGPSTMLVYTLGTGVHSFILDPSLGEFILAQENIQIPESGPVYSVNEGNFWQWEESIREYVRYVHSTEGYTSRYSGALVGDIHRILMQGGVFLYPGTKEQPNGKLRLLYESAPLGFLIEQAGGKVSNGRENLLQVIPDYLHARTPLIIGSKLNVELVESFIKKG
- a CDS encoding magnesium chelatase, with amino-acid sequence MLARVWTASLVGINGVKVGVEVDVSGGLPKMVIVGLPDVAVQESRERVKSALKNAGFAFPVRNILVNLTPADLRKEGPSFDLPISVGILAASEQVDPTCLGDYLFLGELSLDGSLRAIAGVLPIAAAASSLGITTLIVPEDNAQEAAIVENINVYGFKHLLEVADFLNNPDQYTPVQSNLAQTVAEITPFTPNLRDVKGQSHARRALEIAAAGGHNLIFVGPPGAGKTMLARRLPGILPPLTFEEALEVSQIHSVAGFLKDRGSLIQERPFRSPHHSASGPSLVGGGSFPRPGEISLSHRGILFLDELTEFKRNVLEFLRQPLEDGYVSISRTRQSVVFPARFTLVASTNPCPCGYFGDTLQPCTCSPRQREQYWAKLSGPLMDRIDLQVVVNRLKPEEITSQTTGEDSDTVRQRVLKAREIAIKRFKNESKVSCNAEMSSAHLRKFCKLDDNTRKLLEAAITKLGLSARASDRILKVARTIADLEHQSAIQSAQVAEAIQYRTIDRMH